Below is a window of Armatimonadota bacterium DNA.
TTCCATTCGTGCAAGCCCCCATCTGCAATCCCGTCAAATCAGGCAGGTTTGAGCCTAAGATGAGCCTCGCAACCATCCCGGACCCTTTCGCCCTGACGATCAACGCGCGCCGAAGTCAAGATATACCGATGTAGCAAGTCTCCTGCTAAGATTGCCGGGAACATGCAAATCAGGCAATTCCGTCATTCGCGCCGGAAGCGCTTCCCTGATATAACGGGCAGGGGACCCTGCACCTTCCCGCATGGATCCCTGCCGGCCCACCTTTGCCGTGAACACCGTCGCCGACCTCGAACTCCTACCCGTCTGGGCCAACCCGGACCACCTCATGGCGTCGGCGCGGATTCTCATCGAAGGCCACGGCCTCCGTGCGCTTGCCGTCCTCGAGGACGGGCAGCTTGTGGGTGTGCTGCCGGCCGCGCGAATGGCGGAAGCGAGACCTGAAGCTCTGGTCCGCGACTGGATGCTCCAGCCTTCGACGGTGGTCGAGGGCAAAGAGTCCATCCGCGACGTCGCGCAGCTCCTTGCGACCAAAGACTGGGACTACGTGCCCGCCACGGCGAAGGGCAAATACCTCGGCATGGTGACCGCCACGATGCTGCTGCCCATTGTCGGCCGCACTTACGACCCCCTGACCGGGCTGAACTGGAGCGACCGTCTTCGCGAGTGGGGAGTGGCGATGCTGCAAGAGGGGCACGAGGTCACCATCCTCTTTGTGGACCTCGACGACTTCGGCGCTTACAACAAAGAGTTCGGTCACGTCGTCGGCGACCGGGTGCTTCAGCGCATCGCGGGGATGCTGAAGGGCGCCGTCGACGAGGCAGACGATCTGCTGGTGCGCTATGGCGGCGACGAGTTTGCGATCGCCTCGATCCGCCCGAGAGAGGCCGTTGAGAAGCTCGGAGAGACCGTCCAGCGGCAATGCGCCGGACTCTTCGTGGGCGACAGCACTGACCCGGTCTCGTTCTCCGTCGGCATCTTTGGTGGCAGGCGCACCCGCGAGCGGGAGCAGATTCACTTTGCCGCCACCCTGGACGCGCTGATCAACATGGCGAGCAAAGCCGCGCTGGCGAGTAAAGCCGCCGCCAAAGCCGCCCGGGAAGCGATCGCCGAAGCGCCACGCCACGTCGAAGCGCGCAGCGGACCCGCTGAGCAACACCGGGATTCAGGGTCGCAAGGGGTTTCGACGGCCAAATCGGGAAACGCGATCACCGTGATCGACGTCTCGGCAGACGGCTTGGGTGAGACACCCGCGTCGGTGACTTTGAGCCTCGGAGGCAAAGTGGCGAGCGGCGTGCAGAGCCGGACCGGGCAGCCCTTGGTGGAGGCGAT
It encodes the following:
- a CDS encoding GGDEF domain-containing protein gives rise to the protein MDPCRPTFAVNTVADLELLPVWANPDHLMASARILIEGHGLRALAVLEDGQLVGVLPAARMAEARPEALVRDWMLQPSTVVEGKESIRDVAQLLATKDWDYVPATAKGKYLGMVTATMLLPIVGRTYDPLTGLNWSDRLREWGVAMLQEGHEVTILFVDLDDFGAYNKEFGHVVGDRVLQRIAGMLKGAVDEADDLLVRYGGDEFAIASIRPREAVEKLGETVQRQCAGLFVGDSTDPVSFSVGIFGGRRTREREQIHFAATLDALINMASKAALASKAAAKAAREAIAEAPRHVEARSGPAEQHRDSGSQGVSTAKSGNAITVIDVSADGLGETPASVTLSLGGKVASGVQSRTGQPLVEAIALATAKALERLGNGAGFELVEVQLQDQDSQHHVVVKGRIVQESGTREVTGQAPVNGDLYWAAAQATIAAIAPIP